A genomic stretch from Numida meleagris isolate 19003 breed g44 Domestic line chromosome 2, NumMel1.0, whole genome shotgun sequence includes:
- the AGR3 gene encoding anterior gradient protein 3, with the protein MLHSTLALSLLLIAVSSNLAMAIKKEKRAPQTLSRGWGDEITWVQTYEEGLYQAKKSNKPLMVIHHLEDCQYCQALKKAFAENEEIQEMAQDNFIMLNLMHETTDKNLSPDGQYVPRIMFIDPSLTVRADITGRYSNRLYTYEPQDIPFLIENMKKALRLIQTEL; encoded by the exons ATGCTCCATTCAACATTGGCCTTGTCTCTCCTGCTAATTGCAGTCTCATCCAACCTTGCTATGgcaatcaaaaaggaaaaaagagcacCTCAGACACTATCAAGAG gGTGGGGAGATGAAATAACCTGGGTACAAACTTATGAAGAAGGGCTttatcaagcaaaaaaaag tAACAAGCCACTGATGGTCATTCATCATTTAGAAGACTGTCAATACTGCCAAg CACTGAAGAAAgcttttgctgaaaatgaagagataCAAGAAATGGCCCAAGATAATTTCATTATGCTGAATCTCATG CATGAAACCACAGATAAAAACCTGTCACCTGATGGACAATACGTGCCTCGAATCATGTTCATAG acCCATCTCTCACGGTGAGAGCTGATATCACAGGAAGATACTCTAATCGGCTGTACACTTACGAACCACAAGATATACCATTCT taatagAGAACATGAAGAAAGCACTGCGCCTCATTCAGACAGAACTGTAA